The region TGAAGCCGGGGGCGAGCACGAGTCCGGTGAGGTCGCGCGCCGGGTGGGTGCGGGGCAGGACGCCTGGGGGTTCGACGGCGGCGACGCGACCTTCGAGGACCAGGACGTCGGCGGGGCGCAGTGGGCGGCCGGTTCCGTCGGCGAGCAGGGCTCCGGTGAGCAGTGCGGTGTCGGTGAGCGTGGGGTTCACGGCTGGGTACCGCCTTTCGCGTGCCCGCGGTGTCCTCGTTCATCTTGCCCCGGTGCGGTGCCGGGGGCGCGTGGTGTGGCGGGAATACGTGCCGGGTGCTGGTGTTCGTGTGTGTTGGCAGGGCTGGTCGTTCGGTGGGGGTGCGCGGTGCACGGTGAGTACAAGGTTCCGGGTGGCAAGCTGGTCGTGGTCGACGTGGACGTCGAGGACGGGCGGTTGGCCCGGGTCCGGTTGAGCGGGGACTTCTTCCTGGAGCCGGATGAGGCCTTGGAGGACATCAACCGGGCTCTGGAGGGGGCCGCGGTGGGTTCGGACGCCGAGTCGCTGGTGCGGCGCATCCACAGTGGACTGGGGCCTGAGGTGCGGATGGCGGGCTTCAGCGCGGAGGCGGTGGCGGTCGCGGTGCGGCGGGCGGTGACGCGGGCCAGCGACTGGGGTGAGCACGACTGGCGGTTGGTGCACGACGGTCCGCAGTCGCCGCTGATGCACATGGCGTTGGACCAGGTGCTGGCCGAGGAGGTGGCGGCGAGTCGCAGGCCGCCGACGTTGCGGTTCTGGGAGTGGGCCGCTCCGGCGGTGATCATCGGGAGTTTCCAGTCGGTGCGCAACGAGGTGGACGCGGAGGGTGCGCGACGTCTGGGTGTGGAGGTGGTGCGGCGGATCACCGGTGGTGGGGCGATGTTCGTGGAGCCGGGCAACACGGTGACGTACTCGTTGTACGCGCCGGTGTCGTTGGTGGCGGGGATGTCGATGGCGGAGTCGTATGCGTTCCTGGACGACTGGGTGCTGGGTGTGTTGCGGGAGCTGGGGTTGAACGTGTGGTACCAGCCGTTGAACGACATCGCCTCGGATACCGGGAAGATCGGTGGTGCGGCGCAGAAGCGGGTGTCGGGTGGGGTGGTGTTGCACCACGTGACGATGTCCTACGACATCGATGCGGACAAGATGGCCGAGGTGCTGCGGGTGGGCGGGGAGAAGCTGTCGGACAAGGGTGTGGCGAGCGCGAAGAAGCGGGTGGATCCGCTGCGCAGGCAGACGGGGTTGGCGCGGGAGGAGGTCATCGCGCGGTTGATCGCCGGGTTCGGTCAGCGCTACGGGTTGTCCGGGGGTGCGGTGACCGAGGCCGAGCGGCTGCGTGCGCAGGAGCTGGTGGCCGCGAAGTTCGGGACCGCGCAGTGGCTGGGCCGGGTGCCGTGACGGGTCAGGTCAGCAGTTCGGGGACGCCGGGGGTGCTGCGGCGGCGGCGCAGCCAGACCTTGCGGGTTCCGTCGGCGTAGAGCAGGACGCGGGAGAGTTCCCATCCGGCGAACTCGGCGTGGATGCTGAGCTGGGTCGCTGCGTTGCGGCGGGTGACTCCCGGGGGCAGGCGCAGCGGCCGGTACTCCCAGTCCTGGTCGTGGGTTCCTTCGGCGTTGTCGATCACACTTTCACCACCTGTGTTCCTTGGCCGGTCGCGGAGGTGACGTAGACCTCGCCGGTGTCGGGGTCGACGGTCACCGAGTCGGGTTGGTGGACGGTGGGCAGGCGGTGGCGTTGGCGGGGTTCGCCGCCTGCGATGTCGTAGGCGATGAGTTCGTTGGTCGCGGTGAGGGTGATCCAGGCGAGGTCGCGGTGGGGGTCGTAGGCGATGTCGTAGGGGGCGCCTGGGACGGGGTAGCGCTGTTTCATGATCAGCGGGCCGACGGAGAAGGCGAGGAGTTCCTGGCCTCGGGTGTCGACGGTGAGGATGCGGTGGTAGCGGTCGGTGACGGCGTTGGTGGCGCCGTCGCCTGCGCGTAGTCCTGCGCCTTTTTCGCCGGTGGCGGGGTCGACGGGGGTGATGGCGGTGGTGAGGCGGTCCAGGACGTAGAGGTCGTTGCCGGTGGTGAGCAGTTGGGCGGGGCCCTGGAAGCCGGTGGCGGTGGTGGTGGCGCGGTTGCCGTCGAGGATGGTGACGGTCTTGGTGGTGCGCAGGGCGACTGCGGTGCGTCCGTCGGGCAGGGTGGTGGCGTCGGTGGGGCCGCCGGGGACGTGGGTGGTGGTGGTCTGTCCGGTGCGCAGGTCGGTGCGGGCGAGCAGGTCCTGGTCGGGAAGTGCCGCGAGCAGGGTGCCGCCGGTGGCGTGGAGTGCGGCGGGGGTGCCGGGCAGTCCGATGGTGCGTGGGGCGCCGCCGGGTGCGCGGGTGTCGGTGAGGGTGAGGGTGGGGCCGCCTGCGGTGATGAGGGTGTGGGTGGTGGTGTCGTAGGCGCTGTGCTGGGCTGCCGGGGTGGGCAGGATCGTGCCTGCCGGGGGCTGGGTGGGTGGTGCGGTGGCGGGTGTGGCGGCGCTGAGCTGGGCGGTGACCTGGAGGGGGTCGCTGGGGGTGTTGGCCGCGCAGCCGGTGAGCGCGAGTGACGCGGTGATGCAGGTGGCTGCCAGACGACGCAACGAGGACCTCCCGGTTCTGCGTGCCCGCGGGGTGCGGTGCGGTGCTGCGTCCAGCATCCCCGATGTGGGGGTGGTGGTGTGGGTGGGGGCGAACTTCCAGCTTGACATCGGTGGTGGCGTTCGGGGTAGGGGGTTGGTCCGGTCGGTGGGTGGTGTCAGCGGCGGGCGGGGCCGCGTTCGGGGTAGCCCTGTTCGGGTTCGCTGACGTCGTCGAGGGCGGCTTGGATGGCTGGGGGCAGGGTGAGTTCTTCGGCGTTGAGGGCGGCTTTGAGCTGGGTGGTGGTGCGGGTGCCGATGATGGCGGCGGTGATGCCGGGGCGGTCGCGGACCCAGGCGAGGGCGACGGTCAGCGGTGTGGTGCCGAGTCCTTCGGCGGCGGTGGCGGCGGCCTGGACGATGCGGTTGGCGCGTGGGGTGCGGTGGTGGTCGACGTAGCTGGCGAGGTGGGGGTCGGCGCCGCGGGAGCCGGCGGGGGTGGTGTTGCGGTATTTGCCGGTGAGCACGCCGCGGCCGAGTGGGGCCCAGGCGAGGGTGCCGATGCCGTGGTGGGTGGCGGCGGGCAGGGCTTCGCGTTCGATGCCGCGTTCGACCAGGGAGTATTCGGCTTGGTGGGAGGTCAGTGGGGTGCGGGTGGGGTGGGCTTGCTGGTGGGTGGCGGCGGTGGCCAGTTGCCAGCCCGCGTAGTTGGAGACGCCGGCGTAGCGGACCCTGCCGCTGGTGATGGCGGTGTCGAGGGCGGCGAGGGTTTCGTCGAGGGGGACGGCGGGGTCCCAGGCGTGCAGTTGCCAGAGGTCGATGTGGTCGGTGCGCAGGCGGCGCAGTGAGCCGTCGAGGGCTGACAGGAGTGCGGCGCGGGAGGCGCCGCCGCCGAAGGGTCCGTCGTGGCGGCGGGCGACGGCTTTGGTGGCCAGGACGACGTCGTCGCGGGTGAGGACGGTGGTGAGAAGGTCGCCGAGGATTTCCTCGCTGTGGCCGTCCTGGTAGACGTCGGCGGTGTCGACGAGGGTGCCGCCGGCGTCGTGGAAGGTGACGAGCTGGTCGGCGGCCTGTTCGGCGTCGGTGTCCAGTCCCCAGGTCAT is a window of Saccharopolyspora erythraea NRRL 2338 DNA encoding:
- a CDS encoding aldo/keto reductase translates to MEHRQLGRSGLRVSRLALGTMTWGLDTDAEQAADQLVTFHDAGGTLVDTADVYQDGHSEEILGDLLTTVLTRDDVVLATKAVARRHDGPFGGGASRAALLSALDGSLRRLRTDHIDLWQLHAWDPAVPLDETLAALDTAITSGRVRYAGVSNYAGWQLATAATHQQAHPTRTPLTSHQAEYSLVERGIEREALPAATHHGIGTLAWAPLGRGVLTGKYRNTTPAGSRGADPHLASYVDHHRTPRANRIVQAAATAAEGLGTTPLTVALAWVRDRPGITAAIIGTRTTTQLKAALNAEELTLPPAIQAALDDVSEPEQGYPERGPARR
- a CDS encoding lipoate--protein ligase family protein → MHGEYKVPGGKLVVVDVDVEDGRLARVRLSGDFFLEPDEALEDINRALEGAAVGSDAESLVRRIHSGLGPEVRMAGFSAEAVAVAVRRAVTRASDWGEHDWRLVHDGPQSPLMHMALDQVLAEEVAASRRPPTLRFWEWAAPAVIIGSFQSVRNEVDAEGARRLGVEVVRRITGGGAMFVEPGNTVTYSLYAPVSLVAGMSMAESYAFLDDWVLGVLRELGLNVWYQPLNDIASDTGKIGGAAQKRVSGGVVLHHVTMSYDIDADKMAEVLRVGGEKLSDKGVASAKKRVDPLRRQTGLAREEVIARLIAGFGQRYGLSGGAVTEAERLRAQELVAAKFGTAQWLGRVP
- a CDS encoding DUF5703 family protein, producing MIDNAEGTHDQDWEYRPLRLPPGVTRRNAATQLSIHAEFAGWELSRVLLYADGTRKVWLRRRRSTPGVPELLT
- a CDS encoding YncE family protein; amino-acid sequence: MRRLAATCITASLALTGCAANTPSDPLQVTAQLSAATPATAPPTQPPAGTILPTPAAQHSAYDTTTHTLITAGGPTLTLTDTRAPGGAPRTIGLPGTPAALHATGGTLLAALPDQDLLARTDLRTGQTTTTHVPGGPTDATTLPDGRTAVALRTTKTVTILDGNRATTTATGFQGPAQLLTTGNDLYVLDRLTTAITPVDPATGEKGAGLRAGDGATNAVTDRYHRILTVDTRGQELLAFSVGPLIMKQRYPVPGAPYDIAYDPHRDLAWITLTATNELIAYDIAGGEPRQRHRLPTVHQPDSVTVDPDTGEVYVTSATGQGTQVVKV